A single genomic interval of Rhodopseudomonas palustris harbors:
- a CDS encoding curlin repeat-containing protein, whose product MRTIRILTVATVFIAAYQPAWASEAYVSQPVGGKAQQAPTGSARTTAVPVTIESAARLMKAAAKMPDPGTANVSMVAQSGTLNSALLAQVGGGNSSYIIQQGSQNSAIVSQRR is encoded by the coding sequence ATGCGGACCATCCGGATACTGACAGTCGCCACCGTTTTCATCGCCGCCTATCAGCCAGCTTGGGCCAGCGAGGCCTATGTGAGCCAGCCCGTCGGCGGCAAGGCGCAGCAGGCGCCGACCGGATCCGCTCGAACCACCGCTGTGCCGGTGACGATCGAAAGCGCCGCGCGCTTGATGAAGGCTGCTGCTAAGATGCCTGATCCCGGCACGGCCAACGTATCGATGGTCGCTCAGTCTGGTACTCTGAACTCGGCGCTTCTGGCGCAGGTGGGCGGTGGGAATTCCTCCTACATCATCCAGCAGGGATCCCAGAACAGCGCCATCGTCAGTCAGCGCCGGTAG
- a CDS encoding 4'-phosphopantetheinyl transferase family protein: protein MSEPVEIWEISFDEAGAVDWQLLDPRETAAADAFIHAEDRYRYGVIHTALRLRLSELLGMAAEAVPIVVGAHGRPFVAGRAAEIDFNLSHSRRTGLIAISKAGTVGVDVEDRDARADYSEMIDTIFEQHEAACLHRLEKSVRNDLFLRGWTRKEAVAKAVGTGFLLDPKLFQVPLDDGGSWSVSVRSPMSRRLALIDLSSDARAAAVAGVALPTRPRVRRFHFAQTLRSRAASTR from the coding sequence ATGAGCGAACCGGTTGAGATCTGGGAGATCAGCTTCGATGAAGCCGGGGCGGTGGATTGGCAACTCCTGGATCCGCGCGAGACCGCCGCGGCGGATGCGTTCATCCACGCTGAGGATCGCTATCGCTACGGTGTGATTCATACCGCGTTGCGGCTGCGGCTTTCCGAGCTCCTCGGCATGGCTGCCGAAGCGGTTCCGATCGTCGTCGGAGCCCACGGCCGGCCATTCGTTGCTGGGCGCGCCGCAGAGATCGATTTCAATCTCTCGCACAGCCGGCGGACCGGGCTGATCGCGATCTCCAAGGCCGGGACCGTCGGAGTCGACGTCGAGGATCGCGACGCCAGGGCGGACTATTCGGAAATGATCGATACCATCTTCGAGCAGCACGAGGCCGCTTGCCTGCATCGCTTGGAAAAATCCGTCCGCAACGATCTTTTCCTGCGGGGATGGACCCGCAAGGAGGCGGTGGCGAAGGCTGTCGGAACGGGGTTTCTGCTCGACCCCAAGCTGTTCCAGGTGCCGCTGGATGACGGCGGCAGTTGGAGCGTGTCGGTGCGCAGCCCGATGAGTCGCCGGCTCGCGCTGATCGATCTGAGCTCGGATGCCAGGGCGGCTGCCGTTGCAGGCGTGGCTCTGCCGACTCGTCCCCGCGTACGCCGATTCCACTTCGCGCAGACCCTCCGGTCGCGTGCGGCTTCCACACGCTAG